In Sulfitobacter albidus, the following proteins share a genomic window:
- a CDS encoding response regulator — protein MTPPDRPPLERILLVDDDEVTNLMHTRVIQRSGRAKAVSVAYDGEQALEMLQDDIDTGRKLPELVFLDINMPRMGGFEFLEAYARLHIGADAPLIIVMLSTSLLKADHARAEADPNVHCFSDKPLKLEVLLELVDEIQRAQAQSSAA, from the coding sequence ATGACCCCGCCCGACAGACCGCCCCTCGAACGCATCCTGCTGGTCGATGACGACGAGGTGACCAACCTCATGCACACCCGCGTCATCCAGCGCTCTGGCCGGGCAAAGGCGGTGAGCGTGGCCTACGACGGCGAACAGGCGCTCGAGATGCTGCAGGATGACATCGATACCGGGCGCAAGCTGCCCGAACTGGTCTTTCTTGACATCAATATGCCACGCATGGGCGGGTTCGAATTCCTCGAGGCATACGCCAGGCTTCATATCGGCGCCGATGCGCCGTTGATCATCGTGATGCTCTCGACCTCGCTGCTCAAGGCTGATCACGCGCGGGCGGAGGCAGACCCGAATGTGCATTGCTTCTCGGACAAGCCGCTCAAGCTGGAGGTCTTGTTGGAACTCGTGGACGAAATCCAACGTGCTCAGGCACAATCCTCTGCCGCCTGA
- a CDS encoding DUF2244 domain-containing protein has product MPYQWTSAPHSTPQTLRLWPHQSLPARGMAAFVLSTFTLICIPVIPLLGSPILWGMLPFTLAAVWGMYFALQRNHKSRLIEEELTLSDTTAQLRRTNPKGDVQEWDCERYWTQVTKYEDEGPVPHYVTLRGKGREVEIGAFLSEEERIALYDDLTRALVR; this is encoded by the coding sequence ATGCCGTATCAATGGACATCCGCCCCGCACAGCACCCCGCAGACCCTGCGCCTGTGGCCGCACCAATCCCTGCCGGCGCGGGGCATGGCGGCATTCGTGCTCAGCACCTTCACGCTGATCTGCATCCCGGTGATCCCCCTGCTGGGCTCCCCGATCCTGTGGGGGATGCTGCCGTTCACGCTGGCGGCGGTGTGGGGGATGTATTTTGCGTTGCAACGCAATCACAAATCCCGCCTCATCGAAGAGGAGCTGACCCTGTCGGATACCACCGCGCAGCTGCGGCGCACCAATCCCAAGGGCGACGTGCAGGAATGGGATTGCGAGCGGTACTGGACGCAGGTCACAAAATACGAAGACGAGGGGCCGGTGCCGCATTACGTCACCCTGCGCGGCAAGGGTCGTGAGGTGGAAATCGGCGCGTTTCTGAGCGAGGAAGAGCGCATCGCCCTCTACGACGATCTGACCCGCGCATTGGTCCGGTAA
- a CDS encoding pyrimidine 5'-nucleotidase yields the protein MDHGAFSDVTTWVFDLDHTLYPPSARLFDLIEVRMRDWVMRTLGVDATEADRLRLHYWQTHGTTLAGLMREHDVDPAPYLEDVHDISMASLVPDPVLAARIGALRGRRIVYTNGCAPYAERVLAARGLTGLFDAVYGVEHADFHPKPDAAAFERVFGRDGFDRSRAAMFEDDPRNLIVPDAMGLRTVHIAPERADAPHVHFHAPDLSTFLGEIAEHTG from the coding sequence ATGGATCATGGTGCTTTTTCCGATGTGACGACCTGGGTGTTCGACCTTGATCACACGCTTTATCCGCCGTCGGCGCGATTGTTCGATCTGATCGAGGTGCGGATGCGCGATTGGGTGATGCGTACGCTGGGCGTTGATGCGACCGAAGCCGACCGCCTGCGCCTGCACTATTGGCAGACCCATGGCACCACGCTGGCCGGGCTGATGCGCGAGCATGACGTGGATCCGGCCCCCTACCTTGAGGATGTGCACGACATCTCGATGGCGAGCCTTGTGCCCGATCCGGTGCTGGCCGCGCGGATCGGTGCGCTGCGCGGGCGGCGGATCGTCTATACCAACGGCTGCGCCCCCTACGCTGAACGGGTGCTCGCGGCGCGCGGGCTGACGGGGCTGTTCGATGCGGTCTACGGGGTTGAGCACGCCGATTTCCACCCCAAGCCCGACGCCGCCGCGTTCGAGAGGGTGTTTGGCCGCGACGGGTTTGACCGCAGCCGTGCCGCCATGTTCGAGGATGATCCGCGCAACCTGATCGTGCCCGATGCGATGGGCCTGCGCACGGTGCATATCGCGCCCGAACGCGCGGACGCGCCGCATGTGCATTTCCACGCGCCGGACCTATCTACGTTTCTGGGCGAGATAGCGGAGCACACGGGATGA
- a CDS encoding GntR family transcriptional regulator: MNKTTTGARSGNTDAYSMILDAIDTGIYTPGDRLVESELAERFGVSRTPIREALQRLETQSLLTRDGRSLIVASLDHNQMAELYVVRGELEGLAARLAARNATEEEIRLLRDMLEADNALLEHPAALARANRRFHKQIHLASHNRFLVRQLDLVHRSMALMATTSLAVVGRGAIAQAEHDQIVTAIEARDGDAADAALRAHISVAFTTRLRQEAERREAES; this comes from the coding sequence ATGAACAAGACGACCACTGGCGCCCGCTCCGGCAATACGGATGCCTATTCCATGATCCTCGACGCGATCGACACGGGCATCTACACCCCCGGCGACCGGCTGGTGGAAAGCGAGCTGGCCGAGCGGTTTGGCGTCTCGCGCACGCCCATCCGCGAGGCGCTGCAACGGCTCGAGACGCAATCGCTGCTCACCCGTGACGGGCGCAGCCTGATCGTCGCCTCACTGGATCACAACCAGATGGCCGAGCTGTATGTCGTGCGCGGAGAGCTTGAGGGCCTCGCCGCCCGTCTTGCCGCGCGCAACGCCACCGAAGAGGAAATCCGCCTGCTGCGCGACATGCTCGAGGCCGACAACGCGCTGCTGGAGCATCCGGCCGCACTCGCCCGTGCCAACCGGCGGTTTCACAAGCAGATCCATCTTGCCTCGCACAACCGCTTTCTGGTGCGGCAACTCGATCTCGTTCACCGCTCCATGGCATTGATGGCAACCACGTCGCTGGCGGTCGTGGGGCGCGGCGCGATTGCGCAGGCAGAGCACGACCAGATCGTCACCGCGATCGAGGCGCGCGACGGTGACGCCGCCGATGCCGCCCTGCGCGCGCATATCTCTGTCGCCTTCACGACCCGGTTAAGGCAAGAGGCTGAGCGTCGCGAGGCGGAGAGCTGA
- a CDS encoding GNAT family N-acetyltransferase: MAALLDPARNDRISRGASPHRSRHDRPEIQIQSPPDKATADALHQRLREAGQTATQEELVEFLLSIHNDAGALIAGCKGELCFGAAHISELWVDAALRGQGTGRRLLMQAEDHACSEGCTRIHIETRAEGARRLYEACGYRVFGQLPRYKGEDTLYYLEKSLT, translated from the coding sequence TTGGCCGCCCTGCTTGACCCGGCGCGAAACGACCGCATCTCCCGTGGGGCATCACCCCACAGGAGCCGCCATGACCGCCCCGAAATCCAGATTCAATCCCCGCCCGACAAAGCCACCGCAGACGCGCTGCACCAGCGTCTGCGCGAGGCGGGGCAGACGGCCACGCAGGAGGAGTTGGTCGAATTCCTGCTCTCTATCCACAACGATGCAGGCGCGCTGATTGCCGGGTGCAAGGGGGAGCTGTGCTTTGGCGCGGCGCATATCTCAGAGCTGTGGGTCGACGCCGCGCTGCGCGGGCAGGGCACGGGGCGGCGTCTGCTGATGCAGGCCGAGGATCACGCCTGCAGCGAGGGCTGCACCCGCATCCACATCGAGACGCGCGCGGAAGGGGCGCGCAGGCTCTATGAGGCCTGCGGCTACCGCGTGTTCGGCCAGCTGCCCCGCTACAAGGGGGAAGATACGTTGTACTACCTCGAGAAATCTCTGACATGA
- a CDS encoding UbiH/UbiF family hydroxylase produces MSETCDILISGGGIAGLTAAAAFGSAGFHVICVDPTPPVTDGDSDGADLRSTAMLQPARDLLERAGLWETLAPHAAPLQVMRIIDAGGEVPEPRVVKEFDAADISDAPFGWNFPNWLLRREMLARLADLPTVDFRPGVGTTTLFTRTAEARVGLSDGTRVRTHLVIAADGRGSPMRQAAGIGVRTQTYGQRALVFAVTHPLPHGNISTEVHRTGGPFTLVPLPDRDGQPCSAVVWMDDAAATQARERMDVAEFEAEASTRCCEVFGPLTLVSRRQSWPISTQHAERLTGERLALIAEAAHAMPPIGAQGLNMSLADIATLLDLAEARREGLGDQEMLDAYDRARFGDIQLRVRGIDMLNRASQVRAPLLRDARAIGLRALYAAAPVRRMLMQMGLGAR; encoded by the coding sequence ATGAGCGAGACTTGCGATATTCTGATTTCGGGCGGCGGGATTGCCGGGCTGACGGCGGCGGCGGCCTTTGGCAGTGCGGGGTTTCACGTGATCTGCGTCGATCCCACACCGCCGGTCACGGACGGTGACAGCGACGGTGCCGATCTGCGGTCCACCGCGATGTTGCAGCCCGCCCGCGATTTGCTGGAGCGCGCAGGGCTATGGGAGACGCTGGCGCCCCACGCGGCCCCCTTGCAAGTGATGCGGATCATCGACGCCGGGGGCGAGGTGCCAGAGCCGCGGGTGGTCAAGGAATTCGATGCCGCCGATATCTCGGACGCGCCGTTTGGCTGGAACTTTCCCAACTGGCTTTTGCGCCGGGAGATGCTTGCCCGGCTGGCGGATCTGCCGACTGTCGATTTCCGTCCCGGCGTCGGCACCACGACGCTGTTTACCCGCACAGCGGAGGCGCGCGTGGGGCTGAGCGACGGCACACGGGTGCGCACGCATCTGGTGATCGCCGCGGACGGACGCGGATCGCCCATGCGGCAGGCGGCGGGGATCGGCGTGCGCACGCAGACCTACGGCCAGCGTGCGCTGGTGTTTGCGGTCACCCATCCCCTGCCGCACGGCAATATTTCGACCGAGGTGCACCGCACCGGCGGGCCGTTCACGCTGGTGCCCCTGCCCGACCGCGATGGCCAACCATGCTCGGCGGTGGTGTGGATGGATGATGCGGCAGCGACGCAGGCGCGCGAGCGGATGGATGTGGCGGAATTCGAGGCCGAAGCCTCCACTCGGTGCTGCGAGGTATTTGGCCCGCTCACGCTGGTGAGCCGTCGCCAAAGCTGGCCCATCAGCACGCAGCACGCGGAGCGGTTGACCGGCGAGCGGCTGGCCCTGATTGCGGAGGCCGCGCATGCGATGCCGCCCATCGGCGCGCAGGGGCTCAACATGTCGCTCGCCGATATTGCGACGCTGCTGGATCTGGCAGAGGCGCGACGCGAAGGCTTGGGCGATCAAGAGATGCTGGATGCTTACGACCGCGCGCGATTTGGCGACATACAGCTGCGGGTGCGCGGAATCGATATGCTCAACCGGGCAAGCCAGGTGAGGGCGCCGCTCTTGCGCGACGCGCGGGCGATTGGGCTGCGGGCGCTTTACGCCGCCGCCCCGGTGCGCCGGATGCTGATGCAGATGGGGCTGGGCGCGCGTTAG
- a CDS encoding PAS domain-containing sensor histidine kinase, translating to MSPRLDAPTDIAMPHGAVAAPAQAGAGGTVDMAQILRRMPGFVYVFDHGTQSTRFANRSVAVHLGYSAAEVLAMGEAVLPAILHPDDVCLLAPHFTRIAALPDNETCQIDYRVRTKHGATRWLRSTDAVYDRDAGGGVRCHIGCATDITAEKHAERALADLNAQLETRIRRRTREIETLNTALEQQVRERSAALEQTAGELDRLTHVATHDLKVPVNNLARLARMLEEAGEGFTPEQAEQVSWVRRCADQLIAKIEGLVMVAHLRAPHSGKNVPVDLRAEVAHAVFERRGEIRRRAARLTTAIPKGAAISFHPPEFRTILGTLLGNALDYADPDRPLDIRIEAREGSSTMQLSLRDTGTGFDMTRDLDKVFGLFKRAHVSPPGSGIALYCAERMLNRRGGSLQAQARKGEGACFTVSLPKGASI from the coding sequence GTGTCACCGCGCCTTGATGCTCCGACCGATATCGCCATGCCCCACGGGGCGGTGGCTGCGCCTGCGCAGGCGGGTGCCGGTGGGACGGTTGACATGGCGCAGATCCTGCGGCGGATGCCGGGATTCGTCTATGTCTTTGACCACGGCACGCAATCGACACGCTTCGCCAACCGCTCTGTCGCGGTGCATCTGGGATATAGCGCGGCAGAGGTCCTTGCGATGGGGGAGGCGGTGCTGCCCGCGATCCTGCATCCCGACGATGTCTGCCTGCTGGCGCCGCATTTCACGCGAATCGCGGCGTTGCCAGACAACGAGACCTGCCAGATCGACTACCGCGTGCGCACCAAGCACGGTGCGACGCGCTGGTTGCGCTCGACCGACGCGGTCTATGACCGGGATGCGGGCGGCGGCGTGCGCTGCCACATCGGCTGCGCCACCGACATCACCGCCGAAAAACACGCCGAACGCGCGCTCGCGGATCTCAATGCCCAGCTTGAAACCCGGATCCGCCGCCGCACCCGCGAGATCGAGACGCTCAATACTGCGCTCGAACAGCAGGTGCGCGAACGCTCCGCCGCGCTGGAACAGACCGCCGGAGAGCTTGACCGGCTCACCCATGTGGCGACCCATGATCTCAAGGTGCCGGTCAACAATCTTGCCCGGCTGGCGCGCATGCTCGAAGAGGCGGGCGAGGGGTTTACGCCCGAACAGGCCGAGCAGGTCAGCTGGGTGCGCCGCTGCGCCGACCAGCTGATCGCCAAGATCGAGGGGCTGGTGATGGTCGCCCACCTGCGCGCGCCGCACAGCGGGAAGAATGTCCCGGTCGATCTGCGTGCCGAAGTCGCCCATGCCGTTTTCGAGCGGCGCGGCGAGATCCGCAGGCGCGCCGCCCGCCTCACCACCGCGATCCCCAAGGGCGCGGCCATCTCTTTCCATCCGCCTGAATTCCGCACGATTCTCGGTACGCTTCTGGGCAACGCCCTCGACTACGCCGATCCCGACCGCCCCCTCGACATCCGGATCGAGGCCCGCGAAGGCAGCAGCACGATGCAGCTGAGCCTGCGCGACACCGGCACCGGTTTTGACATGACGCGCGATCTCGACAAGGTGTTCGGCCTGTTCAAGCGCGCCCACGTCAGCCCGCCCGGCAGCGGCATCGCCCTCTACTGTGCGGAGCGGATGCTGAACCGGCGCGGCGGCTCCCTCCAGGCACAGGCCCGCAAGGGGGAAGGCGCCTGTTTCACTGTTTCCCTACCCAAAGGAGCGTCGATATGA
- a CDS encoding GatB/YqeY domain-containing protein, producing MNLRTRITTALKQAMKDKDKTKLSTLRLINAAIKDKDIAARVDDNDAGVGDAEVLAILGKMSKQRMESARAYEEGGRLDLAEAERSEIAVIEEFLPKQLSEDEARAAVDAAVSETGASSIRDMGTVMGVLKAKYTGQMDFGRVGPMVKDRLSS from the coding sequence ATGAATCTGCGCACGCGCATCACGACCGCCCTCAAGCAGGCGATGAAAGACAAGGACAAGACAAAGCTGTCGACGCTGCGTCTGATCAATGCCGCGATCAAGGACAAGGATATCGCCGCGCGTGTCGACGACAATGACGCCGGCGTGGGCGATGCCGAAGTGCTCGCCATCCTTGGCAAGATGTCCAAGCAACGTATGGAATCGGCCCGCGCCTACGAGGAGGGCGGGCGTCTGGATCTCGCGGAGGCGGAGCGGTCGGAGATCGCGGTCATCGAGGAATTCCTGCCCAAACAGTTGAGCGAGGACGAGGCGCGCGCCGCCGTCGATGCCGCCGTGTCGGAGACCGGCGCAAGCTCGATCCGCGACATGGGCACGGTGATGGGTGTGCTGAAAGCCAAATACACAGGTCAGATGGATTTTGGCCGTGTCGGACCGATGGTAAAGGATCGGTTGTCGTCCTGA
- the ctaD gene encoding cytochrome c oxidase subunit I, whose amino-acid sequence MADAAIHGHDHEDERGFFTRWFMSTNHKDIGILYLIVSAFVGFIAVAFTVYMRLELMDPGVQYMCAEGARMFANAAETCTPNGHLWNVLITGHGILMMFFVVIPALFGGFGNYFMPLQIGAPDMAFPRLNNLSFWLYVAGSSLAVCSVLAPGGNGQLGSGVGWVLYPPLSVKEGGMSMDLAIFAVHVSGASSILGAINMITTFLNMRAPGMTLFKVPLFSWSIFVTAWLILLALPVLAGAITMLLMDRNFGFAFFDPAGGGDPVLYQHILWFFGHPEVYIIILPGFGIISHVIATFSRKPIFGYLPMVWAIIAIGVLGFVVWAHHMYTVGMSLNQQAYFMLATMVIAVPTGVKIFSWIATMWGGSIELKTPMLWAFGFLFLFTVGGVTGIVLSQAAVDRYYHDTYYVVAHFHYVMSLGAVFTIFAGIYFYLPKMTGRMYPEWAGKLHFWAMFIGANLTFFPQHFLGRQGMPRRYIDYPDAFAYWNYWSSLGAFLSFASFLFFFGVMAYTLMYGRRVTEANPWNEYADTLEWTLPSPPPEHTFEQLPKREDWDKQPSH is encoded by the coding sequence ATGGCAGACGCAGCCATTCACGGGCACGACCATGAAGACGAGCGTGGCTTTTTCACGCGCTGGTTCATGTCCACCAACCACAAAGACATCGGTATCCTGTACCTGATCGTCTCCGCCTTTGTCGGGTTTATCGCCGTCGCCTTCACCGTCTACATGCGGTTGGAGCTGATGGACCCCGGCGTTCAGTACATGTGTGCCGAAGGCGCGCGGATGTTCGCCAATGCGGCAGAGACCTGCACCCCCAACGGACACCTTTGGAACGTGCTGATCACCGGTCACGGCATCCTGATGATGTTCTTTGTCGTGATCCCCGCCCTGTTCGGCGGTTTCGGCAACTACTTCATGCCCTTGCAGATCGGCGCGCCGGACATGGCGTTTCCGCGTCTGAACAACCTGTCGTTCTGGCTCTATGTGGCGGGCTCGTCGCTGGCGGTCTGTTCGGTGCTGGCACCGGGCGGCAACGGTCAGCTCGGCTCCGGCGTGGGCTGGGTTCTGTACCCGCCGCTGTCGGTGAAAGAGGGCGGCATGTCGATGGACCTCGCGATCTTTGCGGTGCACGTCTCGGGTGCCTCGTCGATCCTGGGCGCGATCAACATGATCACCACCTTCCTGAACATGCGTGCTCCCGGCATGACCCTGTTCAAGGTGCCGCTGTTCAGCTGGTCGATCTTTGTCACCGCGTGGCTGATTCTGCTCGCCCTGCCCGTTCTGGCCGGTGCGATCACAATGCTGCTGATGGACCGCAACTTTGGCTTTGCGTTCTTTGATCCCGCAGGCGGGGGCGACCCGGTGCTGTACCAGCACATCCTGTGGTTTTTTGGTCACCCTGAGGTCTACATCATCATCCTGCCCGGTTTCGGCATCATCAGCCACGTCATCGCGACCTTCTCGCGCAAGCCGATCTTTGGCTATCTGCCAATGGTCTGGGCGATCATCGCGATCGGTGTGCTGGGCTTTGTCGTGTGGGCGCACCACATGTACACCGTCGGCATGAGCCTGAACCAACAGGCGTACTTCATGCTGGCGACGATGGTCATCGCGGTGCCCACGGGGGTCAAGATCTTTAGCTGGATCGCGACCATGTGGGGCGGCTCGATCGAGCTGAAGACACCGATGCTCTGGGCGTTCGGCTTCCTGTTCCTGTTCACCGTGGGTGGTGTGACCGGTATCGTGCTGAGCCAGGCCGCCGTGGACCGCTACTATCACGACACGTACTACGTCGTGGCGCACTTCCACTACGTGATGTCCCTTGGCGCCGTGTTCACCATCTTTGCGGGTATCTATTTCTACCTGCCCAAGATGACCGGCCGGATGTATCCCGAATGGGCAGGCAAGCTGCACTTCTGGGCGATGTTCATCGGTGCGAACCTGACGTTCTTCCCACAACACTTCCTGGGCCGTCAGGGCATGCCACGCCGCTACATCGACTATCCTGACGCGTTCGCGTACTGGAATTACTGGTCGTCGCTGGGCGCGTTCCTGTCCTTCGCTTCGTTCCTGTTCTTCTTCGGAGTGATGGCCTACACGCTGATGTACGGCCGCCGCGTCACCGAGGCGAACCCGTGGAACGAATACGCGGATACGCTGGAATGGACCCTGCCCTCCCCGCCGCCCGAGCACACGTTCGAGCAGCTTCCAAAGCGGGAAGACTGGGACAAGCAGCCAAGCCACTAA
- a CDS encoding glycosyltransferase family 2 protein produces MNDLNLRFPRLTLPPERLPLGRILVNAGKITQADLVHALDLQRHVDSPLGEILVTEGLVRRHDLMRMLSIQHRVRMVDLVGSPPAPALRHRLPASLCLRHMVVPYAVSGDILLVCTAHPETFDALRACLGPQGRRIEPVLAHERDIRAAISRLYGAELAQKAARRVPAALSCRGWDVTNPNRRIAAIGLLAAGAASVILAPLWTITVLMVFAFVTLMMTTALKLAATVAQLFFPATPPPARAEPEAFPLPLVSVLVPLLREKEIAGKLIERLSRLTYPKSLLEVVLVLEADDHVTRETIARTAMPPWMSVIEVPGASGLTTKPRALNYALDFCRGSIIGVWDAEDAPESDQIEKIVTRFHSAPQNVACLQGVLDYYNARTNWLSRCFTIEYATWWRMILPGVARLGLVIPLGGTTLFFRRSVLEKLCGWDAHNVTEDADLGIRLARAGYVTELIATTTFEEANCKAWPWVKQRSRWLKGYLITWCVHMRDPAALMRDLGFLRFMGVQAILLATFAQFAAAPLLWSFWIMLIGISHPVSETLGSGIATGMAISFLIAEVINLSTSVLAVRGVGHRHLTGWVFTLPFYFPMGALSAYKALKELVSEPFYWDKTQHGVSQEENARALSSPPRDAQPLALTGS; encoded by the coding sequence ATGAATGATCTCAACCTGCGTTTTCCACGGCTCACGCTCCCGCCGGAACGCCTTCCGCTGGGGCGTATCCTGGTGAATGCGGGAAAAATTACGCAGGCGGATCTGGTGCATGCGCTGGATCTGCAACGGCATGTGGACAGCCCTCTGGGTGAAATTCTCGTGACGGAAGGATTGGTGCGCCGCCATGATCTGATGCGGATGTTGTCGATTCAGCATCGCGTGCGCATGGTCGATCTGGTGGGCAGCCCGCCCGCCCCCGCCTTGCGCCACCGTCTGCCCGCGTCCTTGTGCCTGCGCCACATGGTCGTGCCCTACGCCGTGTCGGGTGACATCTTGCTGGTCTGCACCGCGCATCCCGAAACCTTTGACGCCTTGCGCGCCTGCCTGGGACCGCAGGGCCGGCGGATCGAGCCGGTGCTGGCCCATGAGCGCGACATCCGGGCGGCGATCAGCCGTCTGTACGGGGCGGAGCTGGCGCAGAAGGCGGCGCGTCGGGTGCCGGCGGCGCTCAGCTGTCGCGGTTGGGATGTGACCAATCCGAACCGCCGTATCGCTGCCATCGGGCTGCTGGCGGCGGGTGCCGCCTCAGTAATCCTCGCGCCGCTGTGGACGATCACCGTGCTGATGGTCTTTGCCTTTGTCACATTGATGATGACCACGGCGCTCAAGCTTGCGGCGACCGTGGCACAGTTGTTTTTCCCGGCGACACCGCCGCCTGCCCGTGCAGAACCGGAGGCGTTTCCGCTGCCGCTTGTCTCGGTCCTGGTCCCGCTGCTGCGCGAAAAGGAAATCGCGGGCAAGCTGATCGAGCGTCTGTCGCGGCTGACCTACCCGAAATCCCTGCTAGAAGTCGTATTGGTGCTGGAAGCCGACGATCATGTCACCCGCGAGACCATCGCGCGCACCGCGATGCCGCCATGGATGAGCGTGATCGAAGTGCCCGGCGCCTCAGGTCTGACGACAAAACCGCGCGCGCTGAACTATGCGCTGGATTTCTGCCGTGGCTCGATCATCGGCGTCTGGGATGCAGAGGACGCCCCCGAGAGCGACCAGATCGAAAAGATCGTCACCCGTTTTCATAGCGCACCGCAGAATGTCGCCTGTCTTCAGGGGGTTCTGGATTATTACAATGCCCGCACCAATTGGCTGTCGCGCTGTTTCACCATTGAATACGCGACCTGGTGGCGGATGATCCTGCCGGGGGTGGCGCGGCTGGGTCTGGTGATCCCGTTGGGGGGCACAACCCTGTTTTTCCGCCGCAGCGTGCTGGAAAAGCTGTGCGGCTGGGACGCCCATAACGTGACCGAGGACGCGGATCTGGGGATCCGCCTCGCCCGGGCGGGCTATGTCACCGAATTGATCGCCACCACCACCTTTGAGGAGGCCAATTGCAAGGCCTGGCCCTGGGTCAAACAACGGTCCCGCTGGCTCAAGGGCTATCTGATTACGTGGTGCGTACACATGCGTGATCCCGCAGCACTGATGCGCGATCTTGGATTTTTGCGCTTCATGGGGGTGCAGGCGATCTTGCTGGCCACGTTTGCGCAATTCGCCGCGGCGCCGCTGCTGTGGTCGTTCTGGATCATGCTGATCGGCATATCCCATCCGGTAAGCGAGACGTTGGGCAGCGGGATCGCGACGGGCATGGCGATAAGCTTCCTGATCGCGGAGGTCATCAATCTGTCGACCTCGGTGCTGGCCGTACGCGGCGTGGGGCACCGGCATCTGACGGGCTGGGTCTTTACCCTGCCATTCTATTTTCCGATGGGGGCCCTGTCGGCGTACAAGGCGCTCAAGGAACTCGTTTCGGAGCCGTTCTATTGGGATAAAACCCAGCATGGCGTGTCGCAGGAAGAGAACGCGCGCGCGCTCAGCTCTCCGCCTCGCGACGCTCAGCCTCTTGCCTTAACCGGGTCGTGA
- the carA gene encoding glutamine-hydrolyzing carbamoyl-phosphate synthase small subunit: protein MTAPTPTACLVLADGSVFYGEGFGATGQTVAELCFNTAMTGYQEIMTDPSYAGQIVTFTFPHVGNVGTNPQDDETGDPVAAGMVVKWMPTEPSNWRAVQHLSDWLAARGRIAIGGIDTRRLTRAIRQQGAPHAALAHDPNGKFDIEALVAAARAFAGLEGMDLAKDVTCAQSYRWNEMRWAWPDGFAPQTDPKHRVVAIDYGAKRNILRCLASAGCEVTVLPASATYEDVMAHSPDGVFLSNGPGDPAATGEYAVPMIRDVLDKTELPVFGICLGHQMLALALGGETVKMSHGHHGANHPVKDLETGKVEITSMNHGFAVDGQSLPDGVVETHRSLFDGSNCGIRMTGRPVYSVQHHPEASPGPQDSYYLFERFAAAMAAR from the coding sequence ATGACCGCCCCCACGCCCACCGCCTGCCTCGTTCTCGCCGATGGATCCGTCTTTTACGGGGAGGGGTTCGGAGCCACCGGTCAGACCGTCGCCGAGCTGTGTTTCAACACGGCCATGACCGGCTATCAGGAGATCATGACAGATCCCTCCTACGCGGGGCAGATCGTGACCTTTACCTTTCCGCATGTCGGCAATGTGGGCACCAACCCGCAGGACGATGAAACCGGCGATCCGGTGGCGGCCGGCATGGTCGTGAAATGGATGCCGACCGAGCCCAGCAACTGGCGGGCGGTGCAGCATCTGTCGGATTGGCTCGCCGCGCGCGGGCGCATCGCCATCGGCGGGATCGACACGCGGCGACTGACCCGCGCGATCCGCCAGCAGGGCGCGCCGCACGCCGCCCTCGCCCATGACCCCAACGGGAAATTCGACATCGAGGCGCTTGTGGCCGCCGCCCGCGCCTTTGCCGGGCTGGAGGGCATGGATCTGGCCAAGGATGTCACCTGCGCGCAATCCTACCGCTGGAACGAGATGCGGTGGGCCTGGCCCGACGGATTCGCGCCACAGACCGACCCCAAGCACCGCGTTGTCGCCATCGACTACGGCGCGAAACGCAACATTCTGCGCTGCCTTGCCTCGGCGGGCTGCGAAGTCACGGTGCTGCCGGCCTCTGCCACCTATGAGGACGTGATGGCGCACAGCCCCGATGGGGTGTTCTTGTCCAACGGTCCCGGCGATCCGGCGGCCACCGGGGAATACGCCGTGCCGATGATCCGCGACGTTCTGGATAAGACCGAGCTGCCGGTGTTCGGCATCTGTCTGGGCCACCAGATGCTGGCCCTCGCCCTGGGCGGTGAGACGGTCAAGATGAGCCACGGCCACCACGGCGCCAACCACCCCGTCAAGGATCTGGAGACCGGCAAGGTCGAGATTACCTCGATGAATCATGGCTTTGCCGTCGATGGGCAATCCCTGCCGGATGGCGTCGTCGAGACGCATCGTTCGCTTTTTGACGGGTCGAACTGCGGGATCCGCATGACCGGCCGCCCGGTCTATTCGGTGCAACATCACCCGGAGGCGTCACCCGGTCCGCAGGACAGCTATTACCTTTTTGAGCGCTTTGCCGCCGCCATGGCGGCGCGCTGA